Proteins encoded within one genomic window of Haematobia irritans isolate KBUSLIRL chromosome 5, ASM5000362v1, whole genome shotgun sequence:
- the LOC142240020 gene encoding gustatory and pheromone receptor 39a-like: MSSYPELYLHIKTLNYLGLLTCYCQQDNNKKLSIIFNRTHEKRAKIVFFLIQLLYISILVNCCLQPQNFQFSEYTGTGNHHTILLFGSSCLFISCTYGYFHLNRSKNISCMQKLLKYHNEKCNRENSSRKQFYAYAIISITTFFNSVASYYQFLSHWTVNLSYLIVESSIEMIFGIIISIYMSIVNIFIIDIRETNVHLEFLAMDTTFETREKFRLVIENRYQLLRLCHEILNQCYGFIVLLIFSYILLSAPSGPYLIISLFMNNFEESIWYIVIFVVVIAIWSLPWTIIYVMIFKCNVLINEIIHKIN; encoded by the exons ATGTCGTCCTATCCAGAACTGTATTTACACATTAAAACATTGAATTACTTAGGTTTGCTAACCTGCTACTGCCAACAGGATAATAATAAGAAATTGAGTATTATTTTCAACCGCACCCATGAAAAAAGAGCCAAGATAGTATTTTTTCTTATACAATTACTGTATATTTCCATTTTAGTGAATTGTTGTTTACAaccacaaaatttccaattttcggAATATACCGGGACTGGAAATCACCATACAATATTATTATTTGGAAGCAgttgtttatttatttcctGCACCTATGGATATTTCCACCTAAatcgttccaaaaatatttcctgcatgcaaaaattattaaagtatcATAATGAAAAGTGCAATAGAGAAAATTCTAGTCGTAAACAGTTTTATGCATATGCTATAATTTCTATCACGACTTTCTTTAACTCAGTTGCAAGTTATTATCAATTTCTGAGCCATTGGACTGTAAATCTTTCGTACCTAATAGTCGAGTCATCTATTGAAATGATATTTGGaattattatttcaatttatatgagcattgtaaatattttcataattgatATTCGCGAGACAAATGTTCATTTGGAATTCCTAGCAATGGACACCACATTTGAAACCCGGGAAAAATTTCGACTTGTAATTGAAAATCGATATCAATTGTTGCGACTTtgtcatgaaattttaaatcaatgcTATGGATTTATAGTATTGCtgatattttcctatattttactCTCGGCTCCATCCGGACCCTATTTGATAATATCGCTATTCATGAATAATTTCGAAGAAAGTATTTGGTACATAGTTATATTTGTTGTCGTAATAGCAATTTGGAGCTTACCATGGACTATTATATATGTGATGATATTCAAGTGTAATGTTTTAATCAATGAG ATAATACAcaagataaattaa
- the LOC142240021 gene encoding gustatory and pheromone receptor 39a-like, with protein sequence MSYYPELYLHIKTLNFFGLICCDCHLDGANNNVDIARGTNYDRQAKSIFCFIQLMYNSLLLYCIIRPKDFYLAIFTETGNLHSIFLFGSSCILISCIYGYFYVTHAKNVSFLKDILIYYNDMYNKGAGGQVVKACRRQFFLYAAISLITFLISTFSYVANLKNWPATLFLIILHSSITSVVGIIISIYATIVKIFTISMRHLNGELIENKFGGTDNDFKNIVKQQNRLLGICHQGLNRRFGIVLIMTCIYLLIFIPSGPYLVISRILNIDISQDIMTIIVPTIVTCFWSMPWIVIIIMMFKCGGLTVEGQRRMEATSGAAQRPILAADLCNATYDEILKYPCQTIHSLLATLRRSDKGEKPS encoded by the exons ATGTCATACTATCCGGAACTATATTTACACATTAAAACATTGAATTTCTTTGGTTTAATTTGTTGTGACTGTCACTTGGACGGTGCCAACAATAATGTGGACATTGCGAGAGGAACAAATTATGACCGACAGGCTAAAagcatattttgcttcattcaACTGATGTATAATTCCTTGCTACTCTATTGCATTATACGCcctaaagatttttatttagcAATATTTACGGAAACGGGTAATCTTCATTCAATATTCTTGTTTGGAAGCAGTTGCATACTGATATCGTGTATCTATGGATATTTCTATGTGACACATGCCAAGAATGTCTCATTCCTGAAGgacatattaatatattataATGACATGTATAACAAAGGAGCCGGAGGACAAGTGGTCAAAGCATGTCGTCGTCAATTCTTCTTGTATGCAGCAATatccttaataacttttttaatttccacATTCAGTTATGTGGCAAACTTGAAAAACTGGCCAGCCACCTTATTCTTAATTATACTCCACTCTAGCATCACATCCGTAGTGGGTATTATAATTAGTATATATGCaacaattgtcaaaatattcactATATCCATGAGGCATTTAAATGGTGAACTAATCGAAAATAAATTTGGAGGTACCGATaatgattttaaaaatattgtgaaacaACAAAATCGTTTACTGGGCATATGTCATCAGGGTCTAAATCGTCGCTTTGGCATAGTACTTATAATGACATGCATCTATTTATTGATATTTATACCATCTGGTCCATATTTGGTGATTTCgagaattttaaatattgataTTAGTCAAGATATAATGACTATAATTGTACCCACAATTGTCACATGCTTTTGGAGTATGCCATGGATCGTTATCATCATTATGATGTTTAAATGTGGAGGTTTAACTGTTGAG GGCCAAAGAAGAATGGAAGCGACCTCAGGTGCCGCTCAGCGCCCAATCCTTGCAGCAGATCTATGCAATGCGACATACGACGAAATACTGAAATACCCATGCCAGACGATACACTCCTTGTTGGCTACGTTGAGACGCAGTGATAAGGGCGAGAAACCTTCATAA